The genomic window ATTCTGCGTCACGTTATTCATCCAACTCATCGAGAATGTTCCCGAGGCTGTCCTCGGACACTTCACCGCCAGGAAGCTTCACATACACCTCGCCTGTGTCCAAGTCCACGACAACATCCGGATTCTTGTTGGCACCATCCCCGCGCCAACCACCTTGCGCCTTGATTTTGTGAATTGCTTGCCTCACTTCCTCTGCGGGGACTCCGTAGTAACTCGCGATCTTGTTGACCTTGGTCGTCAGCGAGGCATTTGTGAAGGCTCCACTCGGACTTCCCGAGTTGATGTCCTCGGCGTCATCGGCATCGAGATACACCTTCATGACGACGATAGCGGCGAGTTTGGTAGCGATGTCGGTGAGGGAGGGCACCTTGTCGAACGCCCGGCTCGTGCTGCACAGCCGGTGGCGTCACCGACAGCGGGAACCACCGACCGCGACTCTGGAGTGAAACTAGCGCAGGGAGTAGCGGATCGGGGAGGAGACGGAGAGGTCGGCGAGGAGGCGGTCGCAGATGATGACCGGGGAGACTCCGGCGCGGGCCATGCGGGCGACGAGGGCCAATCTTCTTTCGGGGGTGTCCCATTCGACGGTGAGTGGTCCGCGGCCGGGGCCCGCGTCGACGGTCGCCATGACCCGGGGCGGGCCGTATGGGACGGGTTCTTCGATGAGTTTCAGGACCATGCCGCGCTGCCAAGCGTGGTAGGCGTCCATGTCGGCGCCGACAACCAGCTTGTCGGTGGCGGCGCACAGACCCTGGGCGATCTCGTCGGCGACGGCGCCGCGGTCGTAGTGGTGCTTGCGGCAGCGGCGCAGCACCTCGATCAGGTCGGCGCGGACCTCGCGCAACAGGGCGGTCTGGCGCTGTCGCCGCCGATCCTGCTCGGAAGGAACGCCGGCGGGAGATTTCAATCCGATCCGCCGGGCGCGGGCGTTGTCGCGCATCATGTCGGCGCGCAACGCGGCCCTCGGATCGCGCTCGACTTCGTTCTCGTCGACCGCGTACAACTCGAGAATCTGGGCGGCGCGGCGCGCTGTCGCCCGCGTGGATTCGTGGTTCATCAGTTCGGCGCCGAGTGTCAAGGCGGCTAGAACCATGCTGTCGAGCCGACGTCTGGCCAGCACGACCTCGCGCACGACGTCGAGTTCCAGTTGTTCGCGGGCAGGTGGGCGATCCAGGCCCATAGCCAACGCCCCTTACGAAATTGCGGGATCCGTCCATCCCCAGCATGGCACACCCCGGCCCCCAGCGCGCCACCCTTTTTCACCTGATCGGGCGCCCATTTCCTGGTACGGAAGCGGACGCCCGAAGGCGATCTCAATCGGGCGCCTCAGGCCCGCTGACTGCTCACGGAAACCACCTCGCCGGTGAGGTAGCTGGTGTAATCGCTGGCCAGCATCGCGATGGTCGCGGCGACCTCCCACGGCTCGGCCGCGCGGCCGAAGGCCTCCCGTTCGGAAAGCTGATCCAGCAGTTCCGTCGAGCTGACCTTGTCGAGGAAGGCGTGCCTGGCGATGCTCGGCGCGACGGCGTTGATCCGCACGCCGAGTTCGGCGGCCTCGATCGCGCTGCACCTGGTCAGCGCCATCACACCCGCCTTGGCGGCCGCGTAGTGCGCCTGACCGTACTGCGCGCGCCAGCCGAGGACGCTGGCGTTGTTCACGATGACGCCGCCGTGCCCGGCCGAACGGAAGTAGGACAGCGCGGCGCGGGTGCAGCGGAACGTGCCGTTGAGCGTGATGTCCAGGACGCGGTCCCACTGCTCGTCGGTCATGTCGACGACCGGCGTCTCACCGCCGAGGCCCGCGTTGTTCACCATGATGTCGATGCGGCCGAGCGCTTCGGCGGCATCGCGGACCAGCGCGTCCACCTGCTCGGTGCTCTGCACGTCGCAGGCGATCGCGGCGACCCTGCGATCCGGGAATTCGCCCTTCAGCTCGACCTCGGTCTCGGCGAGCCGGCGCGCGTGCCAGTCGGAGACGACCACGTCGGCGCCCTCGGCGAGCAGCCTGCGCGCGGTGGCCGAGCCGATCCCGGTCCCGGCGGCCGCGGTGACGACGGCGACGCGTCCGGTCAGCAGGCCGTGCCCGGCGACGGGCTCGGGGGCGACCGAAAGGGGCCGCGCGGTCACGGCCGAGCCTCGCGCGGCAGACCGAGCACGCGCTCGGAGATGATGTTGCGCTGCACTTCGTTCGAACCTCCGTAGATGGTGTCGGCGCGGGTGAACAGATACAGCCGCTGCCATTCGTTGAGATCGTCGTCCTCGTCGGCCACCAGGCCGCGCGCGCCGAGCACGGCCATGGCCAGCTCCCCGAGGCCGCGGTGCCAATTGGCCCAGAGCAGTTTCGCCACCGACGCCTGCCCGCCGTCGTCGACGCCGGTGCCCTCCATGGTGCGCAGCGCGTGCGCGCGCAACACTCGCAGACCCACCCAGGCCCGGTCGATCCGGTCCGCGATGAGCGGGTCGTCGGCCGCGCCGATGCGGCGGGCCAGCGCTTCGATGTCGGCCAGCTCGCGCGCGAAGCGGATCTGCTGGCCGAGGGTGGAGATGCCGCGTTCGAAGGTCAGCGTGCCCATCGCGATGCGCCAGCCGTCGCCGGGCGCGCCCACGACCAGGTCGGCGGCGGTGCGGGCGTTGTCGAAGAAGACTTCGTTGAACTCCGACGTCCCGGTGAGCTGGATGATCGGACGCACCTCGATGCCCGGCTGCTTCATGGGAACCAGCAGGTAGGACAGGCCCTTGTGGCGGGACGAGCCCTTCTCGGTGCGGGCGACGACGAAGCACCAGTCGGCCACGTGGGCCAGCGAGGTCCAGATCTTCTGGCCGTTGATGGACCATTCGTCCCCGTCGAGGTGCGCGGCCGTGCTGATCGCCGCGAGGTCCGAACCCGCGCCCGGTTCCGAGTAGCCCTGGCACCACAGCTCGGTCACATTGCGGATGCCGGGCAGGAACCGGTCCTTCTGCGCCTGGGTACCGAAGGCGAGCACGGTCGGGCCGAGCAGCTCCTCACCCACGTGTGAGACCCGCGCGGGCGCGTTGGCCTTGGCGTACTCCTCGTGGAAGATCACCTGCTGGCGCACGGTGGCCTCGCGACCGCCGTACTCCTTGGGCCAGCCGAGGCAGGTCCACCCGGACGCGGCCAAGTGCCGGTCCCAGGCCAGGCGTTCGTCGAACGCCTCGTGTTCGCGGCCGGGACCGCCTAGTCCGCGCAGTTCGCGGAATTCTCCGTTGAGATTCTCGGCCAGCCATTCCCGCACTTCGGCGGAAAACCGCGCGTCCTGCGCGGCAGTGTCGGAATCTGAGGTCTGGATCGCAACCACGCCGGTAGGATAACCTACCAAGCACTTGCTTTGTAGAGTGCATGCATAAGTACTCGCGTGAACGGTGAGGAACACCCGTGACAACCCCTGCACAAACGACACCAATGGCCCTGCACGATGCCGCGCGGACCTTCGGCGCCGCCCCGGCACTGGCCGACGGCGACGTCCGTCTGGACTGGACCCAGCTACTCGGCGCGGTCCAGGAGACGGCGCGCGCGCTGATCGCGCGCGGCGTGCAGTCCGGCGACCGGGTGGCCATGTGGGCGCCGAACACTTATCACTGGGTGGTCGCCGCGCTGGCCGCGCACTACGCCGGCGCGGCCATGGTGCCGCTGAACACCCGCTACGTCGCCGACGAGGCCGCGGACGTGCTGTCCAGGGTCGACGCGAAGGCGCTGTTCATCGCGGGGACCTTCCTCGGCCGCGACCGCCTCGCGGAACTGCGTGCAGCCGCACCGGAATTGGCCATTCCCACCATCGTCGTGATCCCCGTCGAGCCCGGCGGGGAGGTGACGAGCGGCGACGAAGCCGTGCTGAACTGGTCGGATCTCCCGGTGATCGCCGAGACCATCCCGGTCGAGGACGCCGAGAAGCGCGCCGCCGCCGTGGACGCCGAGGACATCTCCGACATCCTGTTCACCTCCGGCACCACAGGTCGCAGCAAGGGCACGCTGGTCGCGCACCGGCAGGCGCTGTCGGTGGTGCGGGCATGGGCCGAGTGCGCAACGCTGAACAGCGACGACCGCTACCTCATCGTCAGCCCGTTCTTCCACAACTTCGGTTACAAGGCGGGCATCCTCGCGTGCCTTGTCACCGGCGCGACGATCATCCCGCAGGCCACCTTCGACGTGCCGCAGACGATGCGGCTGGTCGGCCAGGAGAAGATCACCGTGCTGCCCGGCCCGCCGACGATCTACCAGACGATCCTGGACTTCCCGGACCGCGACTCCTACGACCTGAGCACCCTGCGGGTGGCGGCCACCGGCGGGGCGACGGTGCCGGTCGTGCTCGTCGAGCGGATGCGGTCGGAGCTCGAATTCGCCGTCGTCCTCACGGCTTACGGCCTTTCCGAAGCCGCCGGGTTCGGCACCATGTGCCGCCCCGACGACGACGCCGAGACCATCGCGACCACCTGCGGCAGGCCGATCGCCGACTTCGAGCTGAAGCTCAGCGACGCGGGCGAGGTGCTGCTGCGCGGCCCCAACGTCATGCTCGGCTACCTGGACGATCCGAAGAGCACCGCCGAGACCATCGACGCGGACGGCTGGCTGCACACCGGCGACATCGGCACGCTCGACGAGCGCGGCTATCTCCGGATCACCGACCGGCTCAAAGACATGTACATCTCCGGCGGCTTCAACGTCTATCCGGCCGAGATCGAGCAGGCGCTGGCCCGGCTCGACGGCGTGGCCGAGTCGGCGGTGGTCGGCGTGCCCGACACCAGGATGGGCGAGGTCGGCAAGGCCTACGTGGTGCGCAAGCCCGGCTCGGCGCTGACCGAGGACCAGGTGCTCGCCCACGCCACCACCGTGCTGGCGAATTTCAAGGTGCCGCGCTTCGTCGAATTCCGCGACGAGCTGCCCTACAGCGCCGCCGGGAAAGTGCTCAAGCGTCAACTACGTGAGGAGAAGTCGTAATGCCAGACCAACCGGAGAACGGCTCGGTGCCGGACGAAGGCGAGGTCGTCACCTACGAGCGGCGCGGGCGGGTCGCCATCGTCACGATGAACCGGCCCGACTACCGCAACGCGCAGAACTCGGTGATGACCTACGCGCTCGACGCCGCCTTCCAACGAGCCGTCGAGGACGACGAGGTCGGCGTGATCGTGTTGGCGGGCAACGGCAAACACTTCAGCGCCGGGCACGACATCGGCACTCCGGGTCGCGACCACCACGTGCGCTACGAGAACAAGGCGACGCTGTGGTGGGACCACGTCGACAAGCAGGGCGGCGACCAGCGCTTCGCCAGGGAGTCCGAGGTCTACCTGGGCATGTGCCGCCGCTGGCGGGAGATGCCCAAGCCGACCATCGCCATGGTGCAGGGCGCCTGCATCGCGGGCGGGCTGATGCTGGCCTGGGTCTGTGATCTGATCGTCGCCTCCGAGGACGCGTTCTTCTCCGATCCCGTGGTGCGCATGGGCATTCCGGGTGTGGAGTACTTCGCGCACCCGTGGGTGATGGGACCGCGCGCGGCCAAGGAGTTCCTGTTCACCGGCGACCGCTTCGGCGCGGCGCAGGCCAAGGAATGGGGCATGGTCAACCGGGTGGTCCCGCGCGCCGAACTGGAGGCCGAGACCATGGCGCTGGCCGAGAAGATCGCCGCCATGCCGCGTTTCGGTCTCGCGCTCACCAAGAAGGCCGTCAACCAGGCCGAGGACCTGATGGGCATGCGCACCGGCATGGATTCGGTCTTCGGGCTGCACCACTTCGCGCACGCGCACAACGCCGAGGTCGGCGCGGACTCACTGGGCGGCATGAACGCCAAGACGATGAAGGCCAGCGCGAGCACGGCCGAACAGAACGGGACGACGTAGTGGATCTGGATCTGGACCAGGCGACACAGGAATTCCAGCGGGAGGTCCGCGAATTCCTGGCCGCCGAGAAACCCTCGACACCGCTGCCTTCGATGGACACGAAGGCCGGGTTCGAGGCGCACCGCGACTGGGAGCGCAAACTGGCCGACGCGCGGCTGTCGGTGGTCTCCTGGCCGAAGGAGTACGGCGGGCGCGACGCCTCGCTGCTGGAATGGGTGCTGTTCGAGCAGGAGTACTACGCCGCGGGCGCGCCGGGGCGGGTCAGCCAGAACGGCATCTTCCTGCTCGCGCCGACGTTGTTCGAGCACGGCACCCCCGAGCAGCTCGACCGCATCATGCCGCGCATGGCGCGCGGCGACGACATCTGGGCGCAGGCCTGGTCGGAGCCCGAGGCGGGCAGCGACCTGGCGGGCATCCGGTCGACGGCGCGGCGCACCGAGGGCGGCTGGCTGCTCAGCGGTCAGAAGACGTGGAGTTCGCGAGCGGCCTTCGCGGACTGGGCCTTCGGCCTTTTCCGCAGCGATCCGGAGGCGGAGCGGCACAAGGGACTCACCTATGTGATGTTCCCGCTCACCGCCGACGGCGTCTCGGTGCGGCCGATCCCGCAGCTGGACGGTGAGCCCGGTTTCGCCGAGATCTTCCTCGACGACGTCTTCGTGCCGGACCGCGACGTGATCGGCGCGCCGGGCGAGGGCTGGCGGGTCGCCATGAGCACCTCGAGCAACGAGCGCGGTCTCTCGCTGCGCAGCCCCGGCCGGTTCAGCGCCACCGCCCGACGACTGGTCGACCTGTGGCTGGACAGCGGCGACCGCACCAACACCGCCCAGCGCGACGCCGTTGTCGACGCGTGGATCGGCAGCGAGGCCTACCGCCTGCACACCTTCGGCACCGTCACCCGGTTGAACGAGGGCGGCAAGCTCGGCGCGGAATCCTCGATCACCAAGGTGTTCTGGTCCGAGCTCGACATCGCCATGCACGAGACCGCGCTGGACGTGCTCGGCGCGACCGGCGAACGGTCCGGGCCGTGGACCGACGGCTACCTGTTCTCGCTGTCCGGCCCGATCTACGCCGGTACCAACGAGATCCAGCGCAACATCATCGCCGAGCGAATTCTCGGCCTGCCGAGAGGGAGTAGCCGATGAGATTCGCGCTCAGTCCGGAACAGATCGATTTCGCGGCCAGCGTGCGCAAACTGCTGGACGCCGGACGCACGCCGACCGCGGTGCGCGCCTGGGCGAGCGGTGACTCGCGGCCGGGTCGCGCGCTGATTCAGCAGCTCGCCGGTTCGGGTGTGCTCGGCCTCGCGGTCGACGAGGCGCACGGCGGTGTCGGCGCGGATCCGATCGATCTCGTCGTCGCGTTCGTCGAGATCGGCCGGTCCGCGGCCCCTGGACCGCTGGTCGAGACCGCCGCCGCGATTCCCGTTCTGCTGCAATCCCTCTCGGATTCCGCGGCGGCCGAGCGCTGGCTGCCCGGGCTCGCCGAGGGCACCGCGCTGGGCACGGTCGCCTTCGCCACCCCCGGCGTAGATCCGGTCGCGCTGGACGCCGACGTCGCCGACGTGACGCTGCTCGTCGACGGCGCGCAGGTGTTCCTCGGCGAGCGCGGCGCGGCGATCCGCTCGGTGGACCCCGCACGGAAGCTGTTCGCGGTGACGGCCGCCGAGCTGGTCGCCAACGACGACCGGGTGCTGGAGGCGGGCGCGCTGGCGTTCGACACCGGTGCGCTGGCCGCCGCCGCCCAGCTGCTCGGCGCCGGTCGTGCCCTGCTGCACGCCGCAACCGAATACGCGAAGCAGCGCAAGCAGTTCGGCAAGCCGATCGGTGAATTCCAGGCCGTGAAGCAGAAACTCGCCGACGTGCTGATCGCGCTCGATCTGGCCGAGCCGCTGCTCTACCGCGCCGCGCTCACCATGGGCGAGCCGACCCGCAGCCGCGACGTGTCGGCCGCGGTGCTGGCCTGCGGCGACGCCGCGCACACCGCCGCGCGGGCCGCCTTGCAGGTGCACGGCGCGATCGGCTACACCGCCGAGTACGACCTGTCGCTGTGGCTGACCAAGGTCACCGCGCTGCGCGCCGCGTGGGGCACGCCGGACCTGCACCGCGCCAGGATTGCCCGCGCCCTGCGCGACGAGGCGGTCCGGGACCGAGCGATCAGGGGCACCGCATGAGGGAACACGAGGAATTCGCCGCCTCGGTGCGCGCGCTGCTCGCCAAACACGCGGGCCGCGACGCCGTGCGCGCCGCGATGGACACCGAACTCGGCTACGACCCGAAGCTGTGGCGGCTGCTCTGCGAGCAGATCGGTGTCGCGGCGCTCGCCGTGCCAGAGGAGTACGGCGGGTTCGGCGCCTCGTTGGTCGAATCCCTGCTGGTGGTAACCGAATTGGGCCGCACCTTGGCGGGTGTGCCGATGCTCGGTTCGGCCGTGCTCGGCGCGCAGGCCGTGCTGCTCTCCGGCGACGAGGACGCCTGCGCGCGGCTGCTGCCCGGCGTCGCGGAAGGTACGACGACGCTCGCGGTGTGCTGGGCGAGCGAGACCGGCTGGGACGTGCCCGGAGTCCGCGATGACGGCGAGAAGCTCACCGGCACAGCACATTACGTGCTCGACGGCGCGCATGCCGATACGTTGATCGTGGTCACCGCGAGCGGGTTGTTCGAGGTCGAGGCGGGCGCCGCCGGGATCACCCGGCGTCCGGTCGCGACCATGGACCCGACGCGCAAGCTCACCGAGATCGGCTTCGAGGGCATCGCCGCGCGCAAGCTCGGCACCGGCGATCCGCTCGCTGTCGCGACGAGGCTGCGGGAGATCGCGTGGGCCGCGGTGGCCGCCGAACAGGTCGGGGCGGCCGAGCAGTGCCTCGAGATGACGGTCGAGTACACCAAGTCCCGGGTGCAGTTCGGGCGCGCGATCGGCAGTTTCCAGGCGCTCAAGCACCGGATGGCCGATATGTACGTGCTGCTCGAGGCGGCCAAGTCGGCGTCGTA from Nocardia bhagyanarayanae includes these protein-coding regions:
- a CDS encoding enoyl-CoA hydratase, encoding MPDQPENGSVPDEGEVVTYERRGRVAIVTMNRPDYRNAQNSVMTYALDAAFQRAVEDDEVGVIVLAGNGKHFSAGHDIGTPGRDHHVRYENKATLWWDHVDKQGGDQRFARESEVYLGMCRRWREMPKPTIAMVQGACIAGGLMLAWVCDLIVASEDAFFSDPVVRMGIPGVEYFAHPWVMGPRAAKEFLFTGDRFGAAQAKEWGMVNRVVPRAELEAETMALAEKIAAMPRFGLALTKKAVNQAEDLMGMRTGMDSVFGLHHFAHAHNAEVGADSLGGMNAKTMKASASTAEQNGTT
- a CDS encoding acyl-CoA dehydrogenase family protein translates to MREHEEFAASVRALLAKHAGRDAVRAAMDTELGYDPKLWRLLCEQIGVAALAVPEEYGGFGASLVESLLVVTELGRTLAGVPMLGSAVLGAQAVLLSGDEDACARLLPGVAEGTTTLAVCWASETGWDVPGVRDDGEKLTGTAHYVLDGAHADTLIVVTASGLFEVEAGAAGITRRPVATMDPTRKLTEIGFEGIAARKLGTGDPLAVATRLREIAWAAVAAEQVGAAEQCLEMTVEYTKSRVQFGRAIGSFQALKHRMADMYVLLEAAKSASYAATTAVAEGLPSAAEDVWVARTQCSEALTEIVSETVQLHGGIAITWEHDAHLFFKRAHGDAQLFGTPHRPLAHT
- a CDS encoding acyl-CoA dehydrogenase family protein, giving the protein MRFALSPEQIDFAASVRKLLDAGRTPTAVRAWASGDSRPGRALIQQLAGSGVLGLAVDEAHGGVGADPIDLVVAFVEIGRSAAPGPLVETAAAIPVLLQSLSDSAAAERWLPGLAEGTALGTVAFATPGVDPVALDADVADVTLLVDGAQVFLGERGAAIRSVDPARKLFAVTAAELVANDDRVLEAGALAFDTGALAAAAQLLGAGRALLHAATEYAKQRKQFGKPIGEFQAVKQKLADVLIALDLAEPLLYRAALTMGEPTRSRDVSAAVLACGDAAHTAARAALQVHGAIGYTAEYDLSLWLTKVTALRAAWGTPDLHRARIARALRDEAVRDRAIRGTA
- a CDS encoding acyl-CoA dehydrogenase family protein; its protein translation is MDLDLDQATQEFQREVREFLAAEKPSTPLPSMDTKAGFEAHRDWERKLADARLSVVSWPKEYGGRDASLLEWVLFEQEYYAAGAPGRVSQNGIFLLAPTLFEHGTPEQLDRIMPRMARGDDIWAQAWSEPEAGSDLAGIRSTARRTEGGWLLSGQKTWSSRAAFADWAFGLFRSDPEAERHKGLTYVMFPLTADGVSVRPIPQLDGEPGFAEIFLDDVFVPDRDVIGAPGEGWRVAMSTSSNERGLSLRSPGRFSATARRLVDLWLDSGDRTNTAQRDAVVDAWIGSEAYRLHTFGTVTRLNEGGKLGAESSITKVFWSELDIAMHETALDVLGATGERSGPWTDGYLFSLSGPIYAGTNEIQRNIIAERILGLPRGSSR
- a CDS encoding FadD3 family acyl-CoA ligase gives rise to the protein MTTPAQTTPMALHDAARTFGAAPALADGDVRLDWTQLLGAVQETARALIARGVQSGDRVAMWAPNTYHWVVAALAAHYAGAAMVPLNTRYVADEAADVLSRVDAKALFIAGTFLGRDRLAELRAAAPELAIPTIVVIPVEPGGEVTSGDEAVLNWSDLPVIAETIPVEDAEKRAAAVDAEDISDILFTSGTTGRSKGTLVAHRQALSVVRAWAECATLNSDDRYLIVSPFFHNFGYKAGILACLVTGATIIPQATFDVPQTMRLVGQEKITVLPGPPTIYQTILDFPDRDSYDLSTLRVAATGGATVPVVLVERMRSELEFAVVLTAYGLSEAAGFGTMCRPDDDAETIATTCGRPIADFELKLSDAGEVLLRGPNVMLGYLDDPKSTAETIDADGWLHTGDIGTLDERGYLRITDRLKDMYISGGFNVYPAEIEQALARLDGVAESAVVGVPDTRMGEVGKAYVVRKPGSALTEDQVLAHATTVLANFKVPRFVEFRDELPYSAAGKVLKRQLREEKS
- a CDS encoding acyl-CoA dehydrogenase family protein, which translates into the protein MVAIQTSDSDTAAQDARFSAEVREWLAENLNGEFRELRGLGGPGREHEAFDERLAWDRHLAASGWTCLGWPKEYGGREATVRQQVIFHEEYAKANAPARVSHVGEELLGPTVLAFGTQAQKDRFLPGIRNVTELWCQGYSEPGAGSDLAAISTAAHLDGDEWSINGQKIWTSLAHVADWCFVVARTEKGSSRHKGLSYLLVPMKQPGIEVRPIIQLTGTSEFNEVFFDNARTAADLVVGAPGDGWRIAMGTLTFERGISTLGQQIRFARELADIEALARRIGAADDPLIADRIDRAWVGLRVLRAHALRTMEGTGVDDGGQASVAKLLWANWHRGLGELAMAVLGARGLVADEDDDLNEWQRLYLFTRADTIYGGSNEVQRNIISERVLGLPREARP
- a CDS encoding SDR family oxidoreductase, whose product is MTARPLSVAPEPVAGHGLLTGRVAVVTAAAGTGIGSATARRLLAEGADVVVSDWHARRLAETEVELKGEFPDRRVAAIACDVQSTEQVDALVRDAAEALGRIDIMVNNAGLGGETPVVDMTDEQWDRVLDITLNGTFRCTRAALSYFRSAGHGGVIVNNASVLGWRAQYGQAHYAAAKAGVMALTRCSAIEAAELGVRINAVAPSIARHAFLDKVSSTELLDQLSEREAFGRAAEPWEVAATIAMLASDYTSYLTGEVVSVSSQRA